A single region of the Stegostoma tigrinum isolate sSteTig4 chromosome 8, sSteTig4.hap1, whole genome shotgun sequence genome encodes:
- the fpgt gene encoding fucose-1-phosphate guanylyltransferase isoform X1, which produces MDDAQRLRNATRRRLRDFQKIRGKKVTPGEFWDIVVITAADEKQEQVFKQQIRNKLGQNELPLGVQYHVFADPVGPKIGNGGSTLLALRRLEELYADKLDNFTILLIHAGGYSQRLLSASALGKIFTTLPLGNPVYQMLELKLAIYVDFPTHMKPGVLVSCADDIELYCLGETEAVCFDRPGFTALAHPSSLSIGTTHGVFVLEPDQMEAVQKELEYKTCCRFLHKPSVETMQKAGAICEASRCIRRDRDTEDVGFVYTDSIYYFDRQTAKQLLVILGEIGPLRCEIDAYGDFLQALGPRATSEYTKNTANVNQEEQELVAVRQKIFSRLQGTSLNLAMLNNSKFYHLGTTQEYLYHLTADSTLRMQLGLLSESTGIGQFYPEDYGQVPCIIESLVGLDCDISPGSIIEYSRLGQGTCVGSNSIISGCSIRANTTIPPDTFLHTLCVPEGFATVIFGTGDNLKRTAASLLEIHQLQLLGINFEEATVSLGLKISQDLFSGSGKICPSLWNARIFPAPCATAEDSVTAVLEMFEALRGESVPQLAADVQLLSVEEILQRKDVMSMLSFRKQLTEEISQRRNSGENTKQAL; this is translated from the exons ATGGACGATGCGCAGAGGCTGCGGAACGCGACCCGGAGGCGGCTGCGGGACTTCCAGAAGATTCGAG GAAAGAAGGTGACACCTGGTGAGTTCTGGGACATCGTGGTCATTACAGCTGCTGATGAGAAACAAGAACAGGTGTTCAAGCAGCAAATCCGCAACAAGCTTGGGCAGAATGAGCTTCCCCTTGGTGTGCAGTACCATGTTTTTGCTGATCCTGTTGGGCCAAAAATTG GAAATGGAGGGTCTACACTCCTTGCTCTTCGTCGATTAGAGGAACTCTATGCAGACAAGTTGGATAACTTCACCATTCTTTTAATTCATGCTG GAGGTTATAGCCAACGTTTGTTAAGTGCCAGTGCACTAGGAAAGATTTTTACCACTCTTCCTTTGGGCAACCCTGTTTATCAAATGTTGGAGCTCAAGCTTGCAATATATGTCGACTTCCCCACTCACATGAAGCCTGGGGTTCTGGTGAGCTGTGCCGATGACATTGAGCTTTATTGTCTGGGTGAGACTGAAGCTGTATGCTTTGACAGACCTGGTTTCACTGCCCTCGCTCATCCTTCCTCCTTGTCCATTGGCACCACACACGGTGTCTTTGTGTTGGAGCCTGATCAGATGGAGGCCGTACAGAAAGAGCTGGAGTATAAAACATGCTGTCGCTTCCTTCACAAGCCCAGTGTGGAAACGATGCAGAAGGCAGGAGCTATCTGTGAAGCTAGCCGTTGTATCAGGCGTGACCGAGACACTGAGGATGTGGGCTTTGTCTACACAGATAGCATCTATTACTTTGACCGTCAAACAGCTAAACAGTTGCTGGTGATCCTTGGAGAAATTGGCCCTCTTAGGTGTGAGATTGATGCGTATGGTGACTTCCTGCAGGCTTTGGGGCCGAGGGCCACATCAGAGTATACCAAAAATACAGCTAATGTCAACCAGGAGGAGCAGGAGCTGGTGGCAGTTCGGCAGAAAATCTTCTCTCGTCTCCAAGGGACATCGCTTAATCTGGCCATGTTGAATAATTCAAAATTCTATCACCTAGGCACCACCCAGGAATATCTATACCACTTGACAGCAGATAGCACCCTGAGAATGCAATTGGGGCTGCTGTCTGAGTCCACTGGAATTGGTCAGTTCTACCCCGAGGATTATGGACAAGTTCCCTGCATTATCGAGAGCCTGGTAGGATTGGATTGTGACATATCTCCTGGTAGTATAATTGAGTATTCCCGGCTGGGGCAGGGCACCTGTGTGGGCTCCAACAGCATCATCAGTGGATGCAGCATCAGAGCGAATACCACCATCCCCCCTGACACCTTCCTGCATACACTCTGCGTCCCAGAGGGCTTTGCCACCGTGATCTTCGGCACTGGAGACAACCTCAAGCGTACGGCCGCATCCCTGTTGGAGATCCACCAACTGCAGCTGCTGGGTATCAATTTCGAAGAGGCTACTGTGAGCCTAGGCCTGAAGATCTCCCAGGATCTATTCTCTGGCAGTGGAAAAATCTGCCCTAGTCTGTGGAACGCCAGGATCTTCCCTGCCCCATGTGCGACAGCAGAAGACTCGGTGACGGCGGTACTGGAGATGTTTGAAGCCTTGCGGGGTGAATCAGTCCCTCAGTTGGCAGCTGATGTCCAGTTGCTCTCCGTTGAAGAAATACTCCAACGCAAGGATGTGATGAGCATGCTGAGTTTCAGAAAGCAGCTTACTGAAGAAATTAGTCAGAGGAGAAATTCTGGTGAAAACACAAAACAGGCTTTATAa
- the fpgt gene encoding fucose-1-phosphate guanylyltransferase isoform X2 — protein MSFPLVCSTMFLLILLGQKLISNIRNIWLLFEEKLFMSMCFCTGNGGSTLLALRRLEELYADKLDNFTILLIHAGGYSQRLLSASALGKIFTTLPLGNPVYQMLELKLAIYVDFPTHMKPGVLVSCADDIELYCLGETEAVCFDRPGFTALAHPSSLSIGTTHGVFVLEPDQMEAVQKELEYKTCCRFLHKPSVETMQKAGAICEASRCIRRDRDTEDVGFVYTDSIYYFDRQTAKQLLVILGEIGPLRCEIDAYGDFLQALGPRATSEYTKNTANVNQEEQELVAVRQKIFSRLQGTSLNLAMLNNSKFYHLGTTQEYLYHLTADSTLRMQLGLLSESTGIGQFYPEDYGQVPCIIESLVGLDCDISPGSIIEYSRLGQGTCVGSNSIISGCSIRANTTIPPDTFLHTLCVPEGFATVIFGTGDNLKRTAASLLEIHQLQLLGINFEEATVSLGLKISQDLFSGSGKICPSLWNARIFPAPCATAEDSVTAVLEMFEALRGESVPQLAADVQLLSVEEILQRKDVMSMLSFRKQLTEEISQRRNSGENTKQAL, from the exons ATGAGCTTCCCCTTGGTGTGCAGTACCATGTTTTTGCTGATCCTGTTGGGCCAAAAATTG atttctaacatcagGAATATTTGGCTTTTGTTTGAAGAAAAGTTGTTTATGAGTATGTGTTTTTGCACAGGAAATGGAGGGTCTACACTCCTTGCTCTTCGTCGATTAGAGGAACTCTATGCAGACAAGTTGGATAACTTCACCATTCTTTTAATTCATGCTG GAGGTTATAGCCAACGTTTGTTAAGTGCCAGTGCACTAGGAAAGATTTTTACCACTCTTCCTTTGGGCAACCCTGTTTATCAAATGTTGGAGCTCAAGCTTGCAATATATGTCGACTTCCCCACTCACATGAAGCCTGGGGTTCTGGTGAGCTGTGCCGATGACATTGAGCTTTATTGTCTGGGTGAGACTGAAGCTGTATGCTTTGACAGACCTGGTTTCACTGCCCTCGCTCATCCTTCCTCCTTGTCCATTGGCACCACACACGGTGTCTTTGTGTTGGAGCCTGATCAGATGGAGGCCGTACAGAAAGAGCTGGAGTATAAAACATGCTGTCGCTTCCTTCACAAGCCCAGTGTGGAAACGATGCAGAAGGCAGGAGCTATCTGTGAAGCTAGCCGTTGTATCAGGCGTGACCGAGACACTGAGGATGTGGGCTTTGTCTACACAGATAGCATCTATTACTTTGACCGTCAAACAGCTAAACAGTTGCTGGTGATCCTTGGAGAAATTGGCCCTCTTAGGTGTGAGATTGATGCGTATGGTGACTTCCTGCAGGCTTTGGGGCCGAGGGCCACATCAGAGTATACCAAAAATACAGCTAATGTCAACCAGGAGGAGCAGGAGCTGGTGGCAGTTCGGCAGAAAATCTTCTCTCGTCTCCAAGGGACATCGCTTAATCTGGCCATGTTGAATAATTCAAAATTCTATCACCTAGGCACCACCCAGGAATATCTATACCACTTGACAGCAGATAGCACCCTGAGAATGCAATTGGGGCTGCTGTCTGAGTCCACTGGAATTGGTCAGTTCTACCCCGAGGATTATGGACAAGTTCCCTGCATTATCGAGAGCCTGGTAGGATTGGATTGTGACATATCTCCTGGTAGTATAATTGAGTATTCCCGGCTGGGGCAGGGCACCTGTGTGGGCTCCAACAGCATCATCAGTGGATGCAGCATCAGAGCGAATACCACCATCCCCCCTGACACCTTCCTGCATACACTCTGCGTCCCAGAGGGCTTTGCCACCGTGATCTTCGGCACTGGAGACAACCTCAAGCGTACGGCCGCATCCCTGTTGGAGATCCACCAACTGCAGCTGCTGGGTATCAATTTCGAAGAGGCTACTGTGAGCCTAGGCCTGAAGATCTCCCAGGATCTATTCTCTGGCAGTGGAAAAATCTGCCCTAGTCTGTGGAACGCCAGGATCTTCCCTGCCCCATGTGCGACAGCAGAAGACTCGGTGACGGCGGTACTGGAGATGTTTGAAGCCTTGCGGGGTGAATCAGTCCCTCAGTTGGCAGCTGATGTCCAGTTGCTCTCCGTTGAAGAAATACTCCAACGCAAGGATGTGATGAGCATGCTGAGTTTCAGAAAGCAGCTTACTGAAGAAATTAGTCAGAGGAGAAATTCTGGTGAAAACACAAAACAGGCTTTATAa